The following is a genomic window from Hugenholtzia roseola DSM 9546.
TCAGGCTTTCGCCCATTGACCAATATTCCCTACTGCTGCCTCCCGTAGGAGTCTGGCCCGTATCTCAGTGCCAGTGTGGGGGATCATCCTCTCAGACCCCCTACTGATCGTAGTCTTGGTGAGCCGTTACCTCACCAACAAACTAATCAGACGCATGCCCATCTTATATCGCCAGAGCTTTAACTGCAAAATGATGCCATCTCGCAGTGCTATGGGACATTAATCCAAGTTTCCCTGGGCTATTTCCCAATATAAGGTAGGTTGCATACGCGTTACGCACCCGTGCGCCACTAAGTATTGCTACTTCGTTCGACTTGCATGTATTAGGCCTGCCGCTAGCGTTCATCCTGAGCCAGGATCAAACTCTCCGTTGTAAAAGAATTTGAACTCTGTTTTGAAAAACAAAGTATAATTATGTCTCTGACTCGTTAATTTACCGTTTGTGAATTGACGTATCTATTCACAAGCTGTGATTGTCTCTTTCTGCATTTCAAAGAACATCATTACCTTTTCTGCATACTTTTTGCAGTAGGTAAGTAGAGGTATAAAACCTGAATGTTTTACATTTGGAAACCAACTCTTAGCATTACTTCTAAAAAAGTAACTGCCGCTTAAAAGTGCCTTTATCTTGGCTTTACATATTCGTTGGGAAGGCAAAGTTACGACTTCTTTTTGAACCTGCAAATAAAAGGCAAAGTTTTTTTAAGTTTTTTTTCAAAGCCCGATATGCGGTACTTTTTCAAAAACTCGTTCCAGAGGAAACCAAAATGTAAAGGGGGTGGGATTGTGAGCGGTAGAACGCGGTCTGTTGCTCTTAATGTTCGTCTCTTTTTAGAGGGCGAATCTGCATCAATTATGCAGCCTTGAGGTGCGAAATAAGTTCGCTTTATTTTGTCGGATTGTGCTTTATTTGAAAGCGACTGCAAAGGTACGGCGAATTTTTTAAACCACCAAATTTTTGCAGCATTTTTTTCAACTTTTTTTTTCGCGTCTTTATTTTAGGCAGTACGAAACTGTTTGCGATAGGGAAAAGTAGTTGCTTTTGCTTTCGGCGTATCCGAATGGGACTGCAAAGGTACGAACATTTTTAATACCTCCAAATCTTAAAGCCGTTTTTTTTCGACTTTTCTTCATTTTTTTTCGGTAGCATTTCTAAAATCCTGATTTTTAAGGGGTTAGTTTTGAAAAATTGCGCCCCAAACTGCCTTGTAAAGAAACCTAAAAGCAAAAAGGAGAACGCGCTATTATGAAGAGCCAACGCTTCCGCCCCTTTTTATATTACGCTTACAAAAAAATGCACCTTTTAGCCAAATGCAGATTTTGGGGCAAAAAAGCAATTATGTATTTCTAAAATGTTGATTATCAATACTTTAAAACTATTTTTTTCTGACCACTTTTTTAAAAAAGTTCAAAAAAATAATCATACAAAAAAAATGCGCTAATAATCTTGTTATCAAGAACTTATCAATACAGAAATGCAAAAACACGTGCCAACGGCTTTCCGCGATAAGCCCTTTCAATGAGAGGCATTTAGATAGTATAAAATTTCAAAACAAAACCTTTTTTGGACATATAAAGAGATTTTAATATGTTAAATTTTGTTAAAACTTGCTTTTTAAACCTATTTTATCAAAAAAAAGTGCTTTCTTGCATTGTCATTGAAAAATGACTTTTATTCACTAAATTTCTTTTTTTTATGCTACATTCATCAAAAGTACTTGTAGTAACTGCTTTATTAGCCTTTGCTTCCTGCCAAACAGAAAGCTCTGAGCTTGCCGAGCAAGGATTGGGCAAAGCAGAGGTGGTGCAGAATCTGGGATTAAGTGCCGAAGTATTGGCGCAAAATCAAGATTTTATCGCCTACATCAAAGCAGAAGCAGATTTGCTAAAAGGCTTTCAAAACTGGCTTGACGCGCTTTCGCCCGAAGCACGCGCCCAATATGCTGCCGACTTGGAAAAAGCCCTCGCGACAAAAGATGGGGCTTTTTTTGAGCCGAAGCACCTTTCGGCAGAAGCCTATCAAAAGCATCAGGAAAGTCAGCGGCTTTTACACCAAAAGATAAACGCCCTTTTCCCCGAACTATCCAAAATGGAGAGCCTTGCCAAATCGCAGCTTATCATAGCAGCGCAAAAATTGGTGTTGGGTACGGAAAAGTCAACTTCCTCAACAGACAAAAAGCCCAATTTTGTTGACAATATAGAGCGCGGTTATACGGCTTGTGCTTGGTCTGCACAGAATTTAGAAGAAAGTACAGAACCTTGTTGGACAGGTTTTCAAACAGGCTTAGGGGCATATTAAAACCAAAGACCGACAAGAGGTAAAAGTCTTGTCGGTCTTTTTGGCTTTGGCTTAGTGGTGTAGTGCTGCCCCACAATCCTTTTAAGGCGTTTTTAGGGCTTCTTATTTTTCTTATTTTTTAGCCAAACGATAGCTCACGCCTACATTAAACTGCGTTCCTCGGCGGAAAGTAAAGATAGGGTCGTCGATGTCGGTGATTTTGGCATCTAAGTTTGAATCCTGATAGAAGCGGTATCTGAAATTGAGTAGGTCTTGGATACCAATTTTGAAGTTCAAGCCGCTTTTGGTTTCCTTCATCAAGGTCAAATCGAGGGCATGGCGCGGACGCTCGTAGATGGTAGGAAAATTGACATCGCCGACGGCAAAAATACGCGCCCCGATGATATTGTAGGCGGCATTGATGGAAAGCCCTTTCGCTTCGTCTTTGTAGTAAAGTGCCGTATTTAAGACATAGGGCGACTGTCCTTGCAAAGGACGGACGCGGTCTTGTGCTGTCGCACTTGCGCCCATATCTACGCGGCTATTGATAAGTGAGCCATTGAAGACGATAGACATATTGCGCAAGATAGGAGCGGCGGTAAGGTCGGCAAAGGCTTTACGTACTTCCACTTCTACGCCCAAAGTACGCGCATTAAGGGCATTGCGGTAGGTAAATTGAGGCTGCTCGGTTGTTACTTGTAGGAAAGATTCGATAGGATTTTGGAAGTATTTAAAGAAGCCGCCAATGCTAATGACTTCGCCTGTGTTGGGATAAAATTCAAATCGCGTATCGAGGTTGTGAATTTGGGCAATGTCTAAATCTGGATTGCCACGCACACCCGATTCGAGTTCGAAGTTGTAATAGACAAAAGGAGCTAATTCCCGAAAATCTGGGCGATTGACGGTACGCGAATACGCCATACGCACTAAGCTTTTAGCACTGACATCATAAGTAACATTCAAAAAAGGGAGCGGACTCAAGACGGCTTTTCCGCCTCTTACTTCCGAAAAATCGTCGCGGCTTTTGAGTTCTTGGTCGTTGTATTCC
Proteins encoded in this region:
- a CDS encoding TonB-dependent receptor domain-containing protein, whose protein sequence is YQAEYRQRTFNARYISYLYPGFFDPNVGETLRDLPLDQVFAPENISNDNGFVIEEGTRPSDNYTGTNLLAAAFVGGNLPLGKLNLAGGLRLEYNDQELKSRDDFSEVRGGKAVLSPLPFLNVTYDVSAKSLVRMAYSRTVNRPDFRELAPFVYYNFELESGVRGNPDLDIAQIHNLDTRFEFYPNTGEVISIGGFFKYFQNPIESFLQVTTEQPQFTYRNALNARTLGVEVEVRKAFADLTAAPILRNMSIVFNGSLINSRVDMGASATAQDRVRPLQGQSPYVLNTALYYKDEAKGLSINAAYNIIGARIFAVGDVNFPTIYERPRHALDLTLMKETKSGLNFKIGIQDLLNFRYRFYQDSNLDAKITDIDDPIFTFRRGTQFNVGVSYRLAKK